Proteins from a single region of Candidatus Equadaptatus faecalis:
- a CDS encoding LicD family protein, protein MDIRKVQLVQLDILKQVIKICEKYNITYFAAYGTLLGAVRHKGFIPWDDDVDLMMPRLEYERFCEIAKQELEYPYFLQINRTDPFYTMHIARVLNLETAHLYPATDRRKPGLFIDIYPLDGIKHTDLFHRSIFKIKYRFYKYCAIDLFHQDDYFGKGIKRTLGKFINKYFYHNQNGAFFHEKQEKLYKETPYAVTEYVVIYHSWHILKKAWLKDVVLLDFEDIQLHCPIGYDALLKYMYGSYMIPLPKNQRYMHHLVK, encoded by the coding sequence ATGGATATTAGAAAAGTACAGCTTGTGCAATTGGATATATTGAAACAGGTAATTAAAATTTGTGAAAAATATAATATAACCTATTTTGCAGCATATGGCACATTGCTTGGCGCGGTACGTCACAAAGGTTTTATTCCTTGGGATGATGATGTTGATTTAATGATGCCGCGTCTGGAGTATGAAAGGTTTTGCGAAATAGCAAAACAAGAGTTAGAATATCCGTATTTTTTACAAATAAATCGTACAGATCCTTTCTACACAATGCATATTGCCCGTGTGTTAAATTTGGAAACAGCACATTTATATCCAGCAACAGATCGCAGAAAACCTGGATTATTTATAGACATATACCCTTTAGATGGTATTAAGCATACAGATTTATTTCACAGATCAATCTTTAAAATAAAATACAGATTCTACAAATATTGTGCTATTGACCTTTTCCACCAAGATGATTACTTTGGCAAAGGTATTAAACGTACGTTGGGAAAATTTATTAACAAATATTTTTATCACAATCAGAACGGAGCGTTTTTTCATGAAAAACAAGAAAAATTATACAAAGAAACACCATATGCAGTCACAGAATATGTTGTCATTTATCACAGCTGGCACATTCTTAAAAAGGCATGGTTAAAAGATGTGGTTTTGCTTGATTTTGAAGATATACAACTTCATTGTCCAATAGGATATGATGCGCTCTTAAAATACATGTACGGTAGCTATATGATACCGTTACCGAAAAACCAACGTTATATGCATCATCTTGTGAAGTAG
- a CDS encoding LicD family protein, producing the protein MMAILPTAYYNSLSLGQKQGDESLMYEQLRKVQLVELDILKKVIALCEKHNIEYFAAWGTLLGAVRHKGFIPWDDDVDLMMPRPEYERFCEIARQELEYPYFLQINKTDPLYNLHFAKVQNLETAFVGTHKPRSLKAGIFIDVFPIDAAPNTKQQKIIKQKYRLYKYCAYDFFNYEPSFGDVFKRSIGKMINYTIFGNKPPRFFFDKQEMLYKSCKYAEADIVIDYSEKFYFAKQLLNERIYIDFEDTQLCCPAKYDILLTMLYGDYMTPPPIEKRAVHHDIFALSTEKSYMEFIKER; encoded by the coding sequence ATGATGGCAATATTGCCTACAGCGTATTATAATAGTCTAAGTTTAGGACAAAAACAAGGAGATGAAAGCCTTATGTATGAGCAGCTGAGGAAAGTTCAGCTTGTTGAGCTTGATATACTGAAAAAGGTTATCGCTCTGTGCGAAAAACATAATATTGAATATTTTGCCGCATGGGGTACATTGCTTGGTGCTGTGCGTCATAAAGGTTTTATTCCATGGGATGATGATGTTGATTTAATGATGCCGCGTCCGGAGTATGAAAGGTTTTGCGAAATAGCAAGACAAGAGTTAGAATATCCCTATTTTTTACAAATTAACAAAACAGACCCATTGTATAATCTCCATTTTGCAAAAGTTCAAAACCTTGAAACAGCTTTTGTTGGAACACACAAGCCGCGTTCCTTAAAGGCTGGAATTTTTATAGACGTATTCCCAATAGATGCTGCGCCGAATACAAAACAGCAAAAAATTATAAAACAAAAATACCGTTTGTACAAATACTGTGCCTACGATTTTTTTAATTATGAGCCCTCTTTCGGAGATGTTTTTAAGCGTTCTATTGGCAAGATGATAAATTATACAATTTTCGGGAATAAACCACCTCGTTTTTTCTTTGATAAACAGGAAATGTTGTATAAATCTTGTAAGTATGCGGAAGCTGATATCGTTATAGATTATTCAGAGAAATTTTATTTTGCCAAGCAGCTCCTTAATGAGAGAATATACATTGATTTTGAAGATACTCAACTATGTTGTCCTGCTAAATATGACATTTTGTTGACAATGTTATATGGAGATTATATGACCCCACCTCCAATCGAAAAAAGGGCAGTACATCATGATATTTTTGCGTTGTCCACAGAAAAATCCTACATGGAATTTATCAAGGAGAGATAG